A section of the Malania oleifera isolate guangnan ecotype guangnan chromosome 2, ASM2987363v1, whole genome shotgun sequence genome encodes:
- the LOC131149899 gene encoding uncharacterized mitochondrial protein AtMg00810-like, giving the protein MVITGNDPDCVAELKSVLDAKFGIKDLGSLKYFLGLEIARSKKGINLNQRKFALNILKETGMRGCKPINSPMEQQLKLSKDSRDLFTDLNKYRRLIGKLMYLTLSIPNLTYAINRLSQFLAKPRHPHMQAATRILQYIKGTSGQGVFLPVDSDLQLKAYYDVNWAGCPDTRRSLTGYCFFLGNALISWRSKKQSMVSRSSAEAEYRSMASTTYEVTWLLYLLKDLQVKHDKSVLMYCDNQAALHIAVNPVFHERSKHIEANYHIVRNKVLDSTIKTFHVTFRNQLADVFTKALGVDNHIRLVKKLGLINIFPPKIEYPDYVNEDQNARALLLKGDVKIYKHPWKN; this is encoded by the coding sequence ATGGTCATCACAGGAAATGATCCAGATTGTGTTGCTGAACTGAAGTCAGTTTTGGATGCCAAATTTGGAATTAAGGACCTTGGTTCACTTAAATACTTCTTGGGGCTTGAGATTGCTAGAAGTAAGAAGGGTATCAACTTGAATCAAAGGAAGTTTGCTCTTAATATATTAAAAGAAACAGGAATGAGGGGATGCAAGCCTATTAATTCTCCTATGGAGCAGCAGCTGAAGTTGTCCAAGGATTCTAGAGACTTGTTCACAGATTTGAACAAATACAGAAGACTCATAGGCAAACTAATGTATTTAACCTTGAGCATACCTAATTTAACTTATGCAATAAATAGATTAAGTCAGTTTTTGGCTAAACCAAGGCATCCACACATGCAGGCAGCTACTAGAATATTGCAATATATCAAGGGAACATCAGGGCAAGGGGTATTTTTACCTGTTGATTCAGATTTACAATTGAAAGCCTATTATGATGTTAATTGGGCAGGATGTCCAGACACTAGAAGATCATTAACTGGTTATTGTTTTTTTCTTGGGAATGCTTTAATTTCATGGAGATCAAAGAAGCAGTCAATGGTGTCAAGGTCTTCAGCTGAAGCCGAATATAGATCAATGGCAAGTACTACCTATGAAGTAACTTGGTTATTGTATCTATTGAAAGATCTTCAAGTGAAGCATGATAAATCAGTACTAATGTACTGTGATAACCAAGCAGCTTTGCATATTGCTGTGAATCCTGTGTTTCATGAGAGATCAAAACACATAGAGGCAAATTATCATATTGTGAGAAATAAAGTTCTTGATAGTACCATCAAAACATTTCATGTTACTTTCAGGAATCAATTGGCAGATGTCTTTACTAAGGCACTTGGTGTAGATAATCATATCAGATTAGTCAAGAAGTTGGGATTGATCAACATATTTCCTCCTAAGATTGAATATCCTGATTATGTGAACGAAGACCAGAATGCAAGAGCATTGCTCTTGAAAGGGGATGTTAAAATTTATAAGCATCCTTGGAAGAATTAG